One Paenibacillus crassostreae DNA segment encodes these proteins:
- a CDS encoding ABC transporter permease has translation MIIILKTMLAGIFRDVHTLILTIMLPIALLIGLGLYFDSPAYSERLVVGILTTNLLFGATMVTAFNVMAQRNRGIYKLLRVTPFSTTAFICSMTGARAVLTMLVSFIIILLSVFVFGITVSLSGIAFMLLTLLVATICFTAIGFITANVSRDENNVNMISNLFSFPMLFTSEAFYSMQNTPDWLQNIARLQPFHYFVQAMSAALHPTGPTEDVWIFLAVLIGFAILCLLVAVLTFRWDTGISIGKKLKSL, from the coding sequence ATGATCATTATTCTAAAAACAATGCTTGCTGGAATTTTTAGAGATGTTCACACCTTGATCTTAACGATCATGTTGCCGATTGCTTTGCTAATCGGCTTAGGACTTTATTTCGACAGTCCCGCTTATTCGGAACGGTTGGTTGTGGGAATACTAACGACAAACTTATTGTTTGGTGCAACCATGGTCACTGCATTTAATGTTATGGCACAGCGAAACAGAGGTATTTACAAACTACTTCGTGTAACCCCCTTTTCGACAACTGCATTCATCTGCTCAATGACAGGTGCTAGGGCCGTGCTTACTATGCTTGTGAGCTTCATCATTATTCTTTTAAGTGTATTTGTTTTTGGTATTACAGTGAGTTTATCGGGAATAGCGTTTATGCTCTTGACTCTGCTTGTAGCTACGATATGCTTTACAGCCATAGGATTCATTACGGCGAATGTATCTAGAGATGAGAACAATGTGAATATGATCTCTAATTTATTCAGTTTCCCTATGTTGTTTACGAGCGAAGCCTTTTACAGCATGCAAAATACACCTGATTGGCTACAAAACATTGCCAGATTACAACCATTCCACTATTTTGTGCAGGCCATGTCAGCTGCTCTTCATCCCACTGGACCGACAGAAGATGTCTGGATATTCCTTGCAGTACTTATCGGATTCGCCATTCTTTGTTTACTAGTTGCTGTCCTCACATTTCGCTGGGATACGGGTATATCCATAGGAAAAAAATTGAAAAGCCTGTAA
- a CDS encoding ABC transporter ATP-binding protein, whose translation MMEIVVHARGLVKKFGNRAVVDGLDLFIERGEVLAIIGPNGAGKSTTLDLILGLKQADAGSVTYWREDPFHQIGVQLQSTPFFPGFNALENMRMFAAFYGLRLTNNDILSILDQCDLREVVRTNADRLSGGQQKRLSIAMTIMHKPQLLFLDEPTSALDPRARREVRNLIQSLTATGTSIIFTSHDMEEVHKLATRVVMINAGRVQAVGTPEDLLTEYNVTSLEELYIQLTED comes from the coding sequence ATGATGGAAATCGTCGTTCACGCACGCGGTCTTGTAAAGAAATTTGGTAACCGAGCCGTTGTAGACGGTCTGGATCTGTTCATTGAAAGAGGTGAGGTATTAGCCATTATTGGTCCAAACGGTGCTGGAAAGTCAACGACCCTTGATTTGATCTTGGGCTTGAAACAAGCCGATGCAGGATCGGTTACTTATTGGCGAGAAGACCCTTTTCATCAGATCGGTGTTCAATTACAATCCACACCTTTCTTCCCAGGATTCAATGCACTAGAAAACATGCGGATGTTCGCCGCTTTCTACGGTCTTCGTTTAACAAATAATGATATCCTATCTATCCTTGATCAGTGCGATCTCAGAGAGGTAGTCCGAACCAATGCAGACCGTCTATCCGGTGGTCAACAGAAACGCCTATCCATCGCTATGACAATTATGCACAAGCCGCAACTCCTATTCTTAGATGAACCAACCTCCGCGTTAGACCCACGGGCCCGCCGAGAAGTTCGCAACCTTATACAATCACTTACTGCTACGGGTACTTCAATTATTTTTACATCACATGATATGGAAGAAGTCCATAAGCTCGCTACTCGTGTGGTCATGATTAATGCTGGGCGAGTTCAGGCAGTGGGTACACCTGAAGATCTGCTTACTGAATATAACGTGACTAGCTTAGAAGAACTCTACATCCAATTAACAGAAGATTAA
- a CDS encoding PadR family transcriptional regulator → MVNLIVLALLRQRPMHGYEIQQIIQTSRMDLWANLLSGSIYYSLNKMERDSLVRTDSEERTGARLRKIYAITEKGEELFQNLIRETLTLSPHSVKSDFTLGLSWIDAIPKEDALELLNRNLKQVEETLLLWHSGKELKMSYGLSALGEASFDNAIALLEQDLTYIKRIIDLLE, encoded by the coding sequence ATGGTTAATCTAATTGTTCTTGCTCTCCTTCGTCAACGACCGATGCACGGTTATGAAATTCAACAAATCATTCAGACAAGTCGAATGGATTTATGGGCAAATTTACTATCTGGTTCCATATATTATTCCCTAAATAAAATGGAACGGGACAGTCTAGTCCGAACAGATAGCGAAGAGCGAACCGGTGCACGTCTTCGTAAGATTTATGCCATAACGGAAAAAGGCGAGGAGTTATTTCAAAATTTGATACGGGAAACACTAACCTTATCCCCACATTCGGTCAAATCTGATTTCACTCTAGGGTTAAGCTGGATCGATGCCATCCCCAAGGAAGATGCACTTGAATTGTTGAATCGAAATTTAAAACAAGTTGAAGAAACGCTTCTTCTATGGCATAGCGGGAAAGAATTGAAGATGAGCTATGGTCTGTCCGCATTAGGGGAAGCTTCTTTCGATAATGCCATCGCGTTATTAGAGCAAGACCTTACGTATATCAAACGAATTATTGATTTGCTTGAATAA
- a CDS encoding sensor histidine kinase → MIKQYIVERRSWIILFILLQFLLNFIAYMDSAIPVMSILYVSFLSTIIFTFFLIIRYNIETRFYRSLVERENNLDLTSIATPRSPFEILIEQSMTSQAELLNRVASHNLMTLEQEKDELLSWIHEVKTPLTAMHLMIDRIDDETMKTHLTYEWLRIHLLLDQQLHQRRIPFIENDLFIENIALKDILFNEIKTLQSWCIQKGIGFDIQLDVQEVLSDAKWLAFIIRQLLTNAVKYSEPSDIIISTEQRMDHTILIVKDAGRGIDLRDQSRIFDKGFTSTTIHQDNAATGMGLYLAKKAAQSLLINIHVESELGVGSTFTLTFSKRNEFVKVTGAS, encoded by the coding sequence ATGATTAAACAATATATCGTCGAACGGCGTAGTTGGATCATTCTTTTTATTCTCTTACAATTTCTATTGAACTTCATCGCTTATATGGATTCGGCGATCCCAGTGATGTCCATCCTCTATGTCAGCTTTCTATCTACAATCATTTTTACATTCTTCTTGATCATCCGCTACAATATCGAAACGAGATTCTATCGAAGTCTAGTAGAACGGGAGAATAATCTTGATTTAACGAGTATAGCCACTCCTAGAAGCCCCTTTGAGATCTTGATTGAACAGAGTATGACTAGTCAAGCCGAGCTCTTGAACCGGGTTGCTTCGCATAATCTAATGACTTTAGAGCAAGAAAAGGATGAATTATTATCTTGGATACATGAAGTGAAGACGCCCTTAACAGCTATGCATTTGATGATAGATCGTATCGACGACGAGACCATGAAAACCCATCTCACGTATGAATGGTTGCGAATTCATCTCCTGCTGGACCAACAACTCCATCAAAGGCGCATCCCGTTTATAGAGAATGACCTATTTATTGAAAATATAGCTTTAAAAGATATCCTTTTTAATGAGATTAAAACTTTACAATCCTGGTGCATTCAAAAAGGGATTGGCTTTGACATCCAGTTAGATGTACAAGAAGTGCTTAGTGACGCCAAATGGTTGGCTTTCATCATTAGACAACTCTTAACAAACGCGGTGAAATATAGCGAACCATCCGATATTATTATCAGTACCGAGCAACGAATGGATCATACTATCCTAATCGTCAAAGATGCTGGGCGTGGGATTGACCTAAGAGATCAATCACGCATATTTGACAAGGGGTTCACATCAACAACCATTCATCAAGACAATGCCGCGACAGGCATGGGATTATATTTAGCTAAAAAGGCAGCCCAGTCATTGCTCATCAACATCCATGTAGAATCAGAACTCGGAGTAGGATCGACCTTTACTTTAACGTTTTCCAAGAGGAATGAGTTCGTAAAGGTCACAGGGGCATCATAG
- a CDS encoding response regulator transcription factor, which translates to MFKLLLIEDDTTLFLEIKDRLSQWSYDVYGITDFSRVIEQFSDIKPDLVIIDIQLPKFDGFHWCRMIRSHSNIPIIFLSSRDHPTDIVMSMQLGADDYIQKPFHFDVLIAKIQAILRRVYNYNTDTIELKIWCGATIDYEKNLISHDSGTIELTKNEIYILKLLIEKKNRIVTREELMNSLWDDQRFISDNTLTVNVNRLRKKLDELDLGRFIETKVGQGYMAIEEATTYD; encoded by the coding sequence TTGTTTAAACTCTTGTTAATTGAAGATGATACAACACTATTTCTTGAGATCAAAGATCGATTATCGCAATGGTCTTATGATGTCTATGGGATTACAGATTTCAGTCGTGTCATTGAACAGTTCTCAGATATTAAACCTGATCTAGTTATTATCGATATCCAATTGCCTAAATTCGATGGATTTCACTGGTGTAGAATGATTCGATCGCATTCGAATATCCCAATTATCTTCCTATCCTCTCGCGATCACCCGACAGATATCGTGATGTCTATGCAGCTTGGTGCAGATGACTATATTCAGAAGCCTTTTCACTTCGACGTGCTCATTGCCAAAATTCAAGCGATTCTTAGACGGGTCTACAATTACAATACCGATACGATTGAACTCAAAATATGGTGTGGAGCAACCATCGATTATGAGAAAAATTTGATCAGTCATGATTCTGGAACAATTGAGCTTACCAAGAATGAAATTTACATACTAAAATTGCTCATTGAGAAGAAGAATAGGATCGTCACCCGTGAGGAATTAATGAATAGCTTATGGGATGATCAGCGGTTCATCAGCGACAATACCCTAACTGTCAATGTTAATCGGCTACGAAAAAAACTGGATGAGCTCGACCTAGGACGCTTTATTGAAACGAAAGTTGGACAAGGTTACATGGCTATCGAAGAGGCTACCACCTATGATTAA
- the aguB gene encoding N-carbamoylputrescine amidase — protein MRLVKVAATQMSCSWDIEDNIRKADALVREAAQQGAQIILLQELFETPYFCQKEKSEYYQYATALEDNPAIKHFQEVAKELNVVLPISFYEKKNYARYNSLAVIDADGVVLGHYRKSHIPDGPGYEEKFYFNPGDTGFQVWSTRYGKIGVGICWDQWYPEAARCMALMGAELLFYPTAIGSEPQDSNIDSKDHWQTCMLGHAAANLIPVIASNRVGVESDEDFKITFYGSSFIAGPQGNKITEAGRQDETVLVTEFDLDELEIQRLEWGVFRDRRPDLYKIITTYDGSTQVK, from the coding sequence ATGCGTTTAGTCAAAGTAGCAGCTACACAAATGAGTTGTTCATGGGATATTGAAGATAACATTCGGAAGGCGGATGCATTAGTTCGAGAAGCTGCCCAACAGGGCGCTCAAATTATTCTCCTGCAAGAATTGTTCGAGACTCCGTACTTCTGCCAGAAGGAGAAATCGGAATATTATCAGTATGCAACAGCGCTTGAGGACAACCCAGCGATTAAGCATTTCCAAGAGGTAGCTAAGGAATTGAACGTTGTGTTACCCATTAGCTTTTATGAGAAAAAAAATTATGCGAGATATAATTCATTAGCAGTTATTGATGCAGACGGTGTAGTGCTAGGACATTACCGTAAAAGCCATATTCCAGATGGCCCAGGGTATGAAGAGAAATTCTACTTCAACCCTGGCGATACAGGATTCCAAGTATGGTCCACCCGATACGGGAAAATTGGCGTAGGCATTTGTTGGGATCAGTGGTATCCAGAGGCAGCTCGTTGTATGGCATTAATGGGTGCTGAGTTACTCTTCTACCCTACGGCAATCGGTTCAGAACCTCAGGATAGTAACATCGATTCTAAGGATCATTGGCAGACCTGTATGCTCGGACATGCTGCGGCTAACCTGATTCCAGTTATTGCATCGAACCGCGTGGGTGTGGAATCCGATGAGGATTTCAAGATTACCTTCTATGGTTCCTCATTTATTGCGGGACCTCAGGGGAATAAAATTACAGAAGCTGGTCGTCAGGATGAAACGGTATTGGTTACAGAATTTGATCTAGATGAATTGGAAATTCAACGTCTAGAATGGGGCGTATTCCGCGATCGAAGACCTGATCTATACAAGATTATCACCACATACGATGGTTCAACCCAAGTAAAATAG
- a CDS encoding agmatine deiminase family protein: protein MNPRDLSYTMPPEWSEHSRTFISWPVQDSMCYPDNYEEVCKSYTLTIQAIAEFEPITVIVNPSDMDGVQALFSDNNQIQCLSIEHNDAWLRDNGPTFIVNQEGEVAGINWGFNAWGGKYSPWDLDDQVAPQILEHFAIRRFDAPLVMEGGSIHVDGEGTLITTEECLLNPNRNPHLNRQQIEDILKQFLNIDKVIWLTRGLSGDETDGHVDNIACFAAPGKVILQVCDDPTDENYEITQENLRILQQSYDAKGRKLEVIPIQQPPYRAHGEQRLTLSYLNFYFVNGGIILPVFGGTAVETDRLAAEKLKMVFPDRTIRTVDGMGIIREGGNVHCTTQQMP, encoded by the coding sequence ATGAATCCAAGAGACTTATCATATACAATGCCACCCGAATGGTCCGAACATTCACGTACATTCATTTCTTGGCCTGTCCAAGATTCAATGTGTTACCCTGATAATTATGAAGAAGTATGCAAATCATACACCCTGACCATTCAAGCCATTGCTGAATTTGAACCTATCACTGTGATCGTGAATCCATCTGATATGGATGGTGTACAAGCCTTGTTCTCGGACAATAATCAAATACAATGCTTAAGTATTGAACATAATGATGCTTGGCTTAGAGATAACGGGCCAACCTTCATTGTCAATCAAGAGGGTGAAGTAGCAGGAATCAACTGGGGCTTCAACGCCTGGGGTGGAAAATACTCCCCTTGGGATTTAGACGATCAAGTAGCTCCTCAGATTCTTGAACATTTTGCTATTAGAAGATTTGATGCACCTCTAGTGATGGAAGGGGGTTCGATCCATGTCGATGGAGAGGGCACACTCATCACTACAGAAGAATGCCTACTTAATCCCAATCGAAATCCACATTTGAATCGCCAACAAATTGAGGACATACTGAAACAGTTCCTCAATATTGATAAGGTTATTTGGCTAACAAGAGGGTTGAGTGGTGACGAGACGGACGGTCATGTGGATAATATCGCATGTTTCGCTGCACCGGGGAAAGTAATCCTACAGGTCTGCGATGATCCTACCGATGAGAATTACGAGATCACTCAGGAGAATCTACGTATACTTCAACAATCTTATGATGCTAAGGGTAGGAAGCTTGAAGTTATTCCAATCCAACAGCCCCCTTATCGGGCTCACGGGGAACAACGCCTTACCTTAAGTTATTTGAACTTTTATTTCGTGAATGGTGGAATTATTTTGCCTGTCTTTGGTGGAACTGCAGTAGAAACAGATCGGCTTGCCGCTGAGAAACTCAAGATGGTATTCCCAGATCGAACTATACGCACCGTAGACGGTATGGGTATTATCCGTGAAGGTGGCAATGTGCATTGTACAACGCAACAGATGCCGTAA
- a CDS encoding heme oxygenase: protein MIVVTNRIKVTKGMGAAMAPRFTAPGPLDSSKGIIKVEVLLTQNLEEYDELNVNMYWESQDDFMAWRNSDAFKASHKRPEPDSAEAKKASPILGSEMITYEVATTREISQ, encoded by the coding sequence ATGATCGTCGTAACGAATAGAATTAAAGTAACAAAAGGAATGGGTGCTGCCATGGCCCCAAGATTTACCGCACCAGGTCCATTGGACTCTTCAAAAGGGATTATTAAAGTAGAGGTGTTGTTAACACAAAATCTAGAAGAATATGATGAGTTGAACGTGAATATGTACTGGGAATCGCAAGATGACTTTATGGCATGGAGAAATAGTGACGCCTTCAAAGCTTCTCACAAACGTCCAGAACCAGATTCTGCAGAAGCTAAAAAAGCATCCCCGATCCTGGGTAGTGAAATGATTACGTATGAAGTGGCTACTACGAGAGAAATCTCTCAATAA
- a CDS encoding NADPH-dependent FMN reductase, giving the protein MGILNKLFGTSTNQEENIMTKLNIGIILGSTRQGRVSPQVGEWVKGIADKRGDANYEIVDIAEFKLPFLGEADPGPGAAAWSAKLSSLDGFVFITQEYNHSITAALKNALDFARDEWNNKAAGIVSYGSTGGARAAEHLRGILGELLIADVRVHPTLSLFTDFENGSVFKPADLHLDNVNAMLDQVIAWSGALKTLR; this is encoded by the coding sequence ATGGGTATCTTAAATAAATTATTTGGTACATCAACCAATCAGGAGGAAAATATAATGACTAAGTTAAACATCGGTATTATTCTAGGAAGTACACGTCAAGGACGTGTTAGTCCACAAGTTGGAGAATGGGTGAAAGGTATCGCTGACAAGCGTGGGGATGCTAATTATGAAATCGTAGATATTGCAGAATTCAAATTACCATTTCTAGGCGAAGCTGATCCTGGTCCAGGTGCTGCAGCTTGGTCAGCAAAGCTATCTAGCCTTGACGGATTCGTATTCATTACTCAAGAATACAATCACAGCATTACAGCAGCTTTGAAAAATGCATTGGATTTTGCGCGCGATGAGTGGAACAATAAAGCGGCGGGTATCGTAAGTTACGGTTCCACTGGTGGAGCTCGTGCAGCGGAACATTTACGTGGGATTCTAGGTGAGTTACTAATCGCAGACGTTCGTGTACATCCAACACTATCATTGTTCACAGATTTCGAGAATGGATCTGTATTCAAACCAGCTGACCTGCATCTTGATAATGTGAATGCTATGCTTGATCAAGTTATCGCTTGGAGCGGTGCATTGAAAACTTTAAGATAA
- a CDS encoding DMT family transporter, producing the protein MAKKQIITGSILCLIASMSWGAMFPVAHIALQNINPFYFSLIRYSIVSLILVILLWVKEGRAAFRLEGRAKSLLFYGTMAFTVYNMLVFLGQHLMGDAGTVAASIMEVLMPMISILVLWITTRNKPQKFMVTSIVMALIGALLVITNGKLSFFMMAGQHLLPLLLIFTGVVGWVLYSMGGDSFKDWSPLRYSTLTCVLGTGVSMIFVASGSALQLIAVPSWQDILSVKYEMSFMVLLPGLVALLSWNAGIKMLSPLNGILFINFVPITTFILMALQGYDISMYEISGTLIIIFALIRNNAYERKASANAKITTKRRIPLPTNLENYQEKSVH; encoded by the coding sequence ATGGCTAAGAAGCAAATCATTACAGGATCAATTCTATGCTTGATTGCAAGCATGTCATGGGGAGCTATGTTTCCCGTTGCACACATTGCGCTACAAAATATCAATCCATTTTATTTTTCACTTATCCGTTATTCTATCGTCAGCCTCATCCTTGTCATTCTGCTCTGGGTGAAAGAAGGCCGAGCCGCTTTTCGCTTAGAAGGAAGAGCAAAATCACTTCTCTTCTATGGAACAATGGCCTTTACGGTCTACAATATGTTGGTCTTCCTTGGACAACATCTTATGGGAGATGCCGGTACGGTTGCTGCTTCAATCATGGAGGTACTGATGCCAATGATCTCCATTCTCGTCTTGTGGATCACCACCCGAAATAAACCACAGAAATTTATGGTGACAAGTATCGTCATGGCTTTGATTGGTGCGTTACTAGTCATTACCAATGGTAAACTTTCTTTCTTCATGATGGCTGGTCAACATCTATTGCCATTGCTCCTCATTTTCACAGGCGTTGTTGGATGGGTATTATATTCGATGGGCGGAGATTCATTCAAGGACTGGTCCCCTCTACGTTATTCAACATTAACCTGCGTGCTTGGAACAGGAGTATCCATGATCTTCGTAGCTTCTGGTTCTGCTTTACAACTTATTGCTGTACCCTCATGGCAAGATATTTTGTCCGTTAAATATGAGATGTCATTCATGGTATTATTGCCAGGACTTGTTGCTTTGCTAAGTTGGAATGCAGGAATCAAAATGTTATCTCCACTAAATGGTATTCTGTTCATCAATTTCGTACCGATTACTACCTTTATTCTAATGGCACTGCAAGGTTACGATATCAGTATGTACGAAATAAGTGGTACTCTTATCATTATCTTTGCACTGATCCGGAACAATGCTTATGAGCGAAAAGCTTCAGCAAACGCTAAAATAACAACTAAAAGGCGAATCCCTTTACCAACGAATCTGGAGAATTATCAGGAGAAGAGCGTGCATTAA
- a CDS encoding LysR family transcriptional regulator has translation MELNDLAIFQSVATHGSVSKAAIELSYVQSNVTARIKLLEKELQTPLFYRHKRGMTLNTEGKRLLEYSRDILSKVNEMKDVFSQASEPSGILDIGIVETVNALPVILSTYYRKYPNVELSLQAGVTEQLVQDVIDMKLDGAFVTGPIRHPLIDQIEVISEKLVLVSRSSSLSMEDITRKPLLLYKKGCGYRERLESWMRIEGIIPKQVMEFGTFGTIIGSVAAGIGITVIPESSVTDLAAKGTVHCHRLPQPYQNITTVFIRRNDAYLTGTLQSFIDEIIELTSLNVSSQ, from the coding sequence TTGGAGCTTAATGACTTAGCTATTTTTCAAAGTGTTGCCACGCACGGAAGTGTGAGTAAGGCAGCGATAGAGTTAAGCTATGTGCAATCTAATGTAACAGCGAGAATTAAATTGTTGGAGAAGGAGCTTCAGACACCGTTGTTCTACCGGCATAAGCGTGGTATGACCTTGAATACGGAGGGCAAACGACTACTTGAATATTCTAGGGATATTTTATCGAAAGTTAATGAAATGAAGGATGTGTTCAGTCAGGCGAGTGAACCTTCGGGTATTCTTGATATTGGGATTGTGGAGACGGTGAATGCCCTGCCGGTTATTCTATCTACTTATTATCGCAAGTATCCGAATGTGGAATTGTCGTTGCAGGCTGGTGTGACGGAGCAACTCGTGCAGGATGTTATCGATATGAAGCTGGATGGCGCATTCGTGACAGGTCCGATCAGGCATCCTTTAATAGATCAGATCGAGGTGATCAGCGAGAAGCTGGTGCTTGTCTCTAGGAGTAGCTCCTTATCAATGGAAGATATCACAAGAAAGCCGTTGTTACTTTATAAAAAAGGCTGTGGATATCGTGAGAGATTAGAGAGTTGGATGAGAATCGAAGGAATAATCCCTAAGCAAGTGATGGAGTTTGGCACCTTTGGAACGATTATCGGGAGTGTCGCGGCAGGTATTGGAATAACGGTTATTCCTGAATCGTCTGTTACAGATCTGGCAGCCAAGGGTACGGTACATTGTCACCGTTTACCTCAACCGTATCAGAACATTACGACGGTATTTATCCGTCGGAATGATGCCTACCTGACGGGTACTCTACAATCTTTTATCGATGAAATCATTGAGCTAACAAGTCTTAATGTCAGTTCACAATAG
- a CDS encoding aldo/keto reductase — translation MKYRRLGNSGLEVSALGLGTNAFGKRADQAVSTQIIHHALDSGINFLDTANIYAGSESERIIGEALNGKRHEVVLATKAGLVKGNGPNSRGSSRGHLQQELEESLRRLRTDYIDLYQIHTFDPNTPLEETLRTLDDMVRSGKVRYIGASNYVAWELMKALGISELKGFTRYISDQVSYSLADRTPERELIPMCIDQGVSIIPYFPLAGGILTGKYFAADEVPSSSRADTDPNFRRFLDDRTITLGQNVSKLATDCGYSPSALSIAWLMDRPAVSTVIVGATRVDQLEDNLKSMAIPLDPEITQALDQMSEPFRYGKRFAFYRLP, via the coding sequence ATGAAATATCGTCGACTTGGTAATAGTGGACTCGAGGTATCCGCATTAGGATTGGGTACAAATGCATTTGGGAAACGTGCTGATCAAGCCGTGTCCACTCAGATCATCCATCATGCCTTGGACAGTGGTATTAATTTCTTAGATACGGCTAATATCTACGCGGGCTCTGAATCGGAGAGAATCATTGGGGAAGCTCTGAACGGGAAACGCCATGAAGTTGTATTAGCGACAAAGGCGGGTCTAGTGAAAGGGAATGGTCCGAATAGTAGAGGATCTTCACGTGGCCACCTTCAACAAGAATTGGAGGAAAGTCTTAGACGTTTAAGAACGGATTATATTGACTTGTATCAGATTCATACTTTTGACCCCAACACGCCACTAGAAGAAACATTGCGTACTTTAGATGATATGGTTCGTTCTGGAAAAGTTCGTTATATTGGAGCATCTAACTATGTTGCATGGGAATTGATGAAGGCATTAGGGATTAGCGAACTTAAAGGGTTTACACGGTATATTTCTGATCAGGTTAGTTATTCTCTCGCAGATCGAACACCCGAACGGGAGCTTATCCCGATGTGTATAGATCAGGGTGTAAGTATTATTCCTTATTTTCCGCTAGCTGGAGGGATCTTGACGGGCAAATACTTTGCCGCAGATGAGGTGCCCTCAAGCTCTAGAGCAGATACAGACCCTAACTTCAGAAGATTTCTGGATGATCGAACGATTACCCTTGGACAGAATGTTAGTAAGCTAGCAACCGATTGTGGTTATAGTCCTAGTGCGCTTTCCATTGCATGGCTTATGGATCGACCTGCTGTCTCGACAGTTATTGTAGGTGCTACGCGTGTAGATCAACTGGAGGATAACTTGAAAAGTATGGCTATTCCTCTGGATCCCGAAATCACACAAGCATTGGATCAGATGAGTGAGCCATTTCGTTATGGCAAGCGATTCGCCTTCTATCGATTACCATAA
- a CDS encoding histidine phosphatase family protein, whose amino-acid sequence MQIFLIRHADPDYAIDDLTEFGHQEAAALGQRMASIGLDELYASPLGRAQTTASYIAKETGLTIQMEAWTRELDWSGIKMEEGIGPIWDYPGEQIPEVSSGGRIWSDQNDHWLKQEEFRMRYSELQASSDEFLLRHHYQREKGLYRIMEPSTKKIAMVCHGGFGLAWLSHMLQIPLSLAWSSFWIAPSSVSTILFEERSQHYALPRCIALGDTSHLYANGMNARPRGLLGNHM is encoded by the coding sequence ATGCAAATATTTCTTATACGTCACGCCGACCCGGATTATGCTATCGATGATTTAACGGAATTCGGACATCAAGAGGCTGCGGCTTTGGGACAGCGTATGGCTTCCATTGGTCTAGATGAGTTGTATGCTTCACCGCTCGGTAGAGCACAGACCACAGCAAGTTATATTGCCAAGGAAACAGGACTTACGATTCAAATGGAAGCTTGGACGCGTGAATTGGATTGGTCAGGGATTAAGATGGAAGAGGGTATAGGACCAATATGGGATTATCCAGGAGAACAGATTCCTGAGGTGTCCAGTGGAGGACGGATCTGGAGTGACCAGAATGATCATTGGTTGAAGCAAGAGGAATTCAGAATGAGATACAGTGAGTTGCAAGCTTCTTCTGATGAATTCTTGTTGCGACATCATTATCAGAGGGAGAAGGGTCTCTATCGGATCATGGAACCATCTACGAAGAAGATTGCTATGGTATGTCACGGTGGGTTCGGTCTCGCATGGCTTTCACATATGTTACAGATTCCATTGTCATTGGCTTGGTCTTCATTCTGGATAGCTCCAAGTTCAGTGTCAACGATCTTGTTCGAGGAACGAAGCCAGCATTATGCGCTTCCAAGATGCATAGCCTTGGGAGATACCTCCCATCTTTATGCTAATGGGATGAATGCTCGACCGCGTGGATTACTAGGAAATCATATGTAG
- a CDS encoding nucleotide excision repair endonuclease has product MILVTIPTPDVSITKQVDPQLSHIYGFTDFIKIPRDMGGIFMFYNANEELLFVGKARKLRPRIKKHFEDTTSPMKMHREEVTKIDVCLIEDPVHREIYETYIVNELKAKYNVEKVLFK; this is encoded by the coding sequence GTGATTCTTGTAACCATTCCAACACCGGATGTTTCCATTACGAAACAAGTCGATCCTCAGCTAAGCCATATCTATGGGTTTACGGATTTCATAAAGATTCCTAGAGATATGGGTGGAATATTTATGTTCTACAACGCCAATGAGGAGTTATTATTCGTGGGTAAGGCTAGGAAGCTGAGACCGAGAATAAAGAAACATTTCGAGGATACGACATCCCCGATGAAAATGCATAGAGAAGAAGTAACTAAGATCGATGTTTGCTTGATTGAGGATCCAGTTCATAGGGAAATCTATGAAACCTATATTGTGAATGAGCTGAAGGCCAAATACAATGTAGAGAAAGTGTTATTCAAGTAA